AGAAACTCTGTCCTCCGTATCGCTCCGGTAAGGTAGTCTCTGAATTTTTCTGGGAAGAGCCACTGTATCCCTAATTTCTCGGCCCACTTGATGAGCCCCTGATCGGCAGTAATGAGAAGGGCGTCGAGTTCCATCGCAAGGAGGAGGAGGTCCACATCCTCCTTACTGTCAATGATGCCTTCCCTCAATGCCTCCCGGTATTTCCGCCGCAGGTCCTGGACAACCTCGTCCGGTTTCTTCTTCTCCGCGCTCCTCACGGCGCTTTCGGCAACCCGCAGTCCCTTGTTCACACGTTCCCGTATATCCTCAATCAACTCATAGAGGAGGAATGCGGGACATTTCAACTCGTGCTTCTTGGGCGGCTTCTGGTGGAGTACGACGAGAAGGTCACCGGGTATCCTGGCCTGTTCAACAAAATGGAGGAGTTCTCCGAAGACCGAAGGCGGCATGTAAAAATCGAGGATATGTATCTGCGCCGCCAGAAAGAGGAATGTCTCGAGCGCTTCCGTGGGCGTACTCCCGAGGCCCGTTCTGACATCGGGATTCACGAAGAGGCTTGTGTCGAGAACAACCTTTAACGGCGCGCGATGTGCGCCAGGGGAATGGATTCCGTCCGCCTCTTTCTCTTTTTCCTTCTTCTCCGTCACCGGCGGCCGGTCACTGTCTTTATGTCTTGTAGGTGCCATAGAGATTAAACTGATAGGAGTTCCAGGATTTGCAGTTCGAGCATCTTCCGGTCCACTCCTGTGACAGGTAGCCGCAGATTTCACAGCAGTAAGGGAGTGTGAAAGGTTTCTTCATCTCTATTACCCTCTTAAATTCTTCGACTGCCTTGGCCCACTGCTGGTGCCTAAGATAGATATTACCGAGGAGCTGGTGAAGTTCGGGATAGGCAGCACCACTTGAATCGAGGGTCAGCAGCGCATCAAAGGCGTCATCGAGCATCTCGAGACGGTAATAGAGTTTCCCGAGAAAGAATCTCAACGTCTGGTTCTGCGGAGACCTGGAAAGAGAATTCTTGTAGAGCTTAATGAGCCTCGCAGGTTCGCCGAGGCTGAGGAAGAGATCCTCGATGCGGGCGAGGATGATCAGGGAGAGGGTCTGTTCAAAGCCTTTTTCGAGGAAGCCCGCAGCTTCTTCGGTCTGTCCCGCCCTGAGCATCACCTCGGCCAGACCGAGGTAGGCAGGGACAAAGTTCTTATCGAGCCGGAGTAGCGTCCTGAATGCCTTCTTGGCCTTTTCGTACTCGCCGCTTTCGAGGCAGTACCTTCCCTGCTCGTACTTGTATCCCAGGAGAACCGCCTGTCCCCTTTTCCGGTCCTTCTCGTCATGTTCGGCCTTGATGATCGCCTTCTGCAGGCCGATCACCTCATCCCATGCGTCATTTCTTTCGAGGAAATCCCTTTTCATCGAGAGCGCGCTGAGGTTGTCCGGATCGATATCGAGTATCTCGTCGAGGTACATGCGCGAGTCCGAAAGTCTGTTGGCCTTCTCCATCACCCTCACGAGGGAAAAGAGCGCTTCCAGGTTCTGCGGCTCGATATCCTTCGCCTTCTTGTAGTAGGTTATCGCCTTCGAATAATCCTTGTTGCCCGCCGCGATATCCCCCAGTCTCAGAATGGCATCGAGGTGCCCCGGCTCATCCTTCAGTATCTCCTCGAGAGCAGCCCTTGCCTCTTCCTCGCTGTCTGCGAGGATTGCATTGAGCGCCCTCGAATAGAGTTCCTGCACCCTGAGGTCTCTCTTCTGCTTGTGCTGATACTGCCTGTTGTGAATGAACCGCTTCGTATCCCGGACGAAAAAAACAAAGAGCATCACCGCTGCACCGACTGCGGACGAGAGGAGGATGAGGGCTATCTTCGGCATCTCGTAAATCGTCCTGGGGGCGAGAGTAAGGGTGATCGGCTGCATATTGAGCGTTGCGAAATACGCGAGCG
The genomic region above belongs to Thermodesulfovibrionales bacterium and contains:
- a CDS encoding tetratricopeptide repeat protein, which translates into the protein MGKIALLLIVLALLALAYFATLNMQPITLTLAPRTIYEMPKIALILLSSAVGAAVMLFVFFVRDTKRFIHNRQYQHKQKRDLRVQELYSRALNAILADSEEEARAALEEILKDEPGHLDAILRLGDIAAGNKDYSKAITYYKKAKDIEPQNLEALFSLVRVMEKANRLSDSRMYLDEILDIDPDNLSALSMKRDFLERNDAWDEVIGLQKAIIKAEHDEKDRKRGQAVLLGYKYEQGRYCLESGEYEKAKKAFRTLLRLDKNFVPAYLGLAEVMLRAGQTEEAAGFLEKGFEQTLSLIILARIEDLFLSLGEPARLIKLYKNSLSRSPQNQTLRFFLGKLYYRLEMLDDAFDALLTLDSSGAAYPELHQLLGNIYLRHQQWAKAVEEFKRVIEMKKPFTLPYCCEICGYLSQEWTGRCSNCKSWNSYQFNLYGTYKT
- a CDS encoding RNA ligase partner protein; the encoded protein is MAPTRHKDSDRPPVTEKKEKEKEADGIHSPGAHRAPLKVVLDTSLFVNPDVRTGLGSTPTEALETFLFLAAQIHILDFYMPPSVFGELLHFVEQARIPGDLLVVLHQKPPKKHELKCPAFLLYELIEDIRERVNKGLRVAESAVRSAEKKKPDEVVQDLRRKYREALREGIIDSKEDVDLLLLAMELDALLITADQGLIKWAEKLGIQWLFPEKFRDYLTGAIRRTEFLSETAEE